The genome window CAAACTCGAAGTACAGGGAGTTGTCAGGATCGTTATGCACAAAAATGTTGGCAGATACCGACAACGGGAAATCATCTGTACCACCGGCACTAGCGTTGATTTCAAACCAGTGTGCGCCATCTCCATCACCACTGAAATCACCAAAAGGAAGTGCGCCAGGGCCAGGGAAATAGTAATCGGTCATGCCAAGTGATATTGGGCCAAGGCCAAAGCTAAAGTAGAGATCGTGCTCATTGGCGCCCGCGCCATCTGCCGCAATGGAATAGGAAGCCCAGGATCCAATTGCAAAATTCCCTGCACTAAATTCCAGCGTTGGCTGGATACTGAACGACTCGCCGAAGTCAATACCACGCCAGACATAGCGACTCATGAGGTCGGCTCCAATTGAAAATGACTGCCCATTAGAAGATGCGGGGAGCATAAACCCAACGGCAAAAAACAATACTAAGTAAATGCTTTTTAACTTGGTGGTTACTTGCATGGTAAATAGAATCTGGTGAGTTAATATT of Bacteroidota bacterium contains these proteins:
- a CDS encoding TorF family putative porin, which gives rise to MQVTTKLKSIYLVLFFAVGFMLPASSNGQSFSIGADLMSRYVWRGIDFGESFSIQPTLEFSAGNFAIGSWASYSIAADGAGANEHDLYFSFGLGPISLGMTDYYFPGPGALPFGDFSGDGDGAHWFEINASAGGTDDFPLSVSANIFVHNDPDNSLYFEFGYPFTVEDVDLGVALGIVPQESAFYGTNGFGVTVLGLSASKEIPITDSFGLPVSVMYAINPTPGAERSFLVFGFSL